Proteins found in one Plodia interpunctella isolate USDA-ARS_2022_Savannah chromosome 24, ilPloInte3.2, whole genome shotgun sequence genomic segment:
- the LOC128680303 gene encoding uncharacterized protein LOC128680303: protein MKRNRILTRGQKLCNMVNCSNKNWQENEHSNSPVENYDMFLNQTSTSSCQDSGLRSIQESPLPVNFNDTEINAMVDVMINDEIFASPMHESMLTTDNFPDSSNIGTSHPSPSCSINHLEYDCDNNFCPYFIEKENLSLNLSLPEESSAQSGYSTPQANSPLSVLSDNSPHTSKNQRRRKDKGNLRERHVKEWIDVKRKTLRNLGKEYSSRRGVIRAARKMGPPCRCPKKCFEKLSEVERKIIFGNFWSLGDREKQWLYLTNLVTKKQKRRALTDIVSRRQYTLSYTLPVKANDILKYIDVCKKHFLSTMAVSDQVVYKALEKLNDSNGAIERDGRGHHKNHPCKITEGVIKSVCDHINSLQPVESHYTRKNSEKLYLDGDLNFHCLFEMYNDWLKDNEYEDKAGTERQYRDIVNKSFKLSFHVPKKDQCDQCHIHKNMANPTDEQINVYEAHMANKKICRELKNVDKHDSQSSQGKIVTATFDFQKVLNAPHGQLSILYYKRKLSVFNFTIFDVGGKEGYCYMWHEGEGKRGANEVSSCLYDFMKKMKEKGVNCDIYVEGNRIINQLCHGRGVSLFAPVGFPNI from the exons atgaaacgtAATAGAATACTCACTAGAGGTCAGAAACTGTGTAATATGGTGAACTGCTCAAATAAAAACTGGCAAGAAAATGAACATTCCAACAGCCCTGTCGAAAATTACGATATGTTCTTAAATCAAACATCAACTTCTAGTTGTCAGGATTCAGGACTGCGAAGTATACAAG AATCTCCATTGCCTGTGAATTTTAATGATACCGAGATTAATGCTATGGTTGATGTTATGATAAATGATGAAATTTTTGCTTCTCCCATGCATGAATCAATGCTTACAACCGACAATTTTCCAGATTCGAGTAATATTGGAACATCGCACCCTTCGCCCAGTTGTAGTATCAaccatttagaatatgactgtgataataatttttgccCATATTTCATagagaaagaaaatttatcaTTGAATCTATCATTACCTGAAGAATCATCTGCACAATCTGGATATTCAACGCCGCAAGCTAATAGCCCTCTTTCGGTGTTATCTGATAATAGTCCACACACATCCAAAAACCAGCGACGTAGGAAGGATAAAGGTAATTTAAGAGAGAGACATGTTAAAGAATGGATAGATGTAAAACGAAAAACATTAAGAAATTTAGGAAAGGAATATAGTTCACGACGTGGTGTAATTAGAGCCGCTCGAAAAATGGGACCTCCTTGCCGTTGTCCAAAgaaatgttttgaaaaacTCAGTGAAGTTGAgcgaaaaattatatttggaaatttttggTCACTAGGTGATAGGGAGAAGCAATGGCTGTATTTAACTAATCTGGTTACTAAGAAACAAAAACGGAGAGCTTTAACGGATATTGTTTCAAGACGTCAATATACTTTGAGCTACACATTACCGGTTAAAGCTAACGATATTCTAAAGTATATAGATGTgtgtaaaaaacattttttaagcaCTATGGCTGTAAGCGATCAAGTCGTTTACAAAGCTTTAGAGAAACTTAATGATTCCAATGGGGCAATAGAAAGAGATGGCAGGGGTCACCATAAAAATCATCCCTGTAAAATAACTGAAGGTGTTATCAAGAGTGTGTGTGATCATATCAATAGTCTGCAGCCAGTAGAGTCTCATTACACTAGAAAAAACTCAGAGAAGTTATATCTAGATggtgatttaaattttcactgCTTGTTTGAAATGTACAATGATTGGCTCAAAGATAATGAATATGAAGACAAAGCAGGAACCGAAAGACAATATCGTGATATTgtgaataaatcttttaagTTAAGTTTTCACGTACCCAAGAAGGATCAATGTGATCAATGccacatacataaaaatatggcaAATCCTACAGATGAACAAATAAACGTGTATGAAGCCCACATGGCCAACAAGAAAATTTGTAGAGAATTGAAAAATGTTGACAAACATGACAGCCAATCTTCTCAAGGCAAAATAGTTACAGCAACTTTTGATTTTCAAAAGGTGTTAAATGCCCCTCACGGACAGTTAAGCATACTTTATTACAAGCGTAAGCTttcagtatttaattttactatatttgatGTTGGAGGTAAAGAAGGCTATTGTTACATGTGGCATGAAGGAGAAGGAAAACGTGGTGCTAATGAAGTATCGAGCTGTCTATATGACTTTATGAAAAAGATGAAGGAAAAAGGTGTAAACTGTGATATATATGTTGAGGGTAACCGAATAATAAATCAGTTATGTCACGGACGCGGTGTTTCCTTGTTCGCTCCTGTAGGTTTCCCGAATATATAA
- the LOC128680521 gene encoding uncharacterized protein K02A2.6-like produces MPIGKVEQFDLSSKKWLAYIRRVEQFIALNEIKPELQVATLVTLVGGATYDLMCDLCAPSNPESKSFGELVKIVGDHLEPKRSEIAERHVFRQRRQNVGEPLSEYLQALKHLASTCNFTTTLEENLRDQFVSGLASDDMRSRIFAEQKITYKKAIELALALEAAERHAQTSGGAATTHTAASQEAGAARAPEPVHRVAAGGRGQRAAAAERSSGEPPSSQPARSYNCWRCGRNHRAEMCRFKNYSCDACGVKGHIKVMCKKKASRRVSKSTYSPSTRNQNYIASDEESESDIYNICVRGANDKPYMLVAQVNDREVNFELDTGSKLSAISLNFYNKNFSHLKILSYDISLSSYVGTPIESVGFIYVDVAVGNHTAKNLKLFVIKKGGPPLLGRSWLSKLKISNIQVSELLLKMNDIGLVDQLRREFPTVFATGLGSCIKKITLNLIDKNPIFIKARSLPLALRGPVERELARLEAEGTIKKVDYSEYGTPIVPVIKKSGEIRICGDYKVTVNPKLRREPYPLPRIEELFAALSGGEQFSKIDLTNAYQQLFLEKDSQACTAITTHVGTFVYTRTPFGLTCVPEKFQKFMEETLKGLKGVAVFLDDIACTGINRSEHISNLLALFNRLREVGLRIKLEKCAFLQDSITYVGFVIDKNGLHPDKKKIRAIVDAPQPKDVTQLKSFLGLVNYYGKFIPKLSTILHPLHQLLRKNVDWYWSDECDFSFNEVKKVVSGSKVLVHYNPELPVVLAVDSSSYGIGSVLSHRYPNGDERPICFASRTLNSAERAYSQLDKEALAIISGVSKHHQYLYGRHFIIKTDHKPLTFIFGPKYGLPQTAASRLQRYATKLAAYDFQIEFVKSRDNGNVDALSRLPLPEERKIQPDVMSYINYVEENIPISAKEIATKTQDDVTLKLIYNYLLNGWPAAVTDNSLKPYLHRKDCLTTDKGCILYNHRVVIPKVLRSRVLHELHQGHLGIVKMKNLSRSYVYWPQLDAEIETLCRACSACLLQRDAPPRATLHPWVFPTRPWQRLNLDFGEFQGRHYLISIDAHTKWIEVQRMSSTNANSTILKLRELFARFGLPSHIISDGGPPFNSVEFANYMKKNCITHTITSPYRPAGNGAAENAVKLVKRVMKKALHEGTDIDTAVLQFLFQYRNCEHSTTGVAPAIAMFGRRLRGRLDVLKPSIERAVEGASDRAGRARPGAERYVELGDQVLARDYRARVEKWAPATVVTRDAPLTYKVRLSDGREWKRHIDQLLPIRKSIRHSLPSNDVPSDSEPEVTAAEQSNTNSGRPEALTPDLVTPNQEIQLADSNPCSASKPNEPIMPRIRRACVLRKKNVNA; encoded by the coding sequence ATGCCTATCGGGAAAGTGGAGCAATTTGACCTATCAAGTAAAAAGTGGTTGGCGTACATTAGACGCGTGGAACAATTTATCGCATTGAACGAAATCAAACCAGAATTACAAGTGGCTACATTGGTGACATTAGTTGGAGGTGCTACATATGATCTGATGTGCGATTTATGTGCCCCAAGTAACCCAGAAAGTAAATCTTTTGGTGAATTGGTGAAAATTGTCGGTGATCATTTGGAGCCGAAACGGTCGGAGATCGCTGAGCGCCATGTTTTCCGGCAAAGGCGGCAAAACGTGGGTGAACCACTCAGTGAATACTTACAGGCATTAAAACATCTAGCTAGCACGTGTAATTTTACTACAACATTAGAGGAAAATCTGCGCGATCAATTTGTGTCGGGATTAGCTAGCGATGATATGAGGTCAAGAATTTTTGCCGAACAAAAGATAACCTATAAAAAGGCCATAGAATTGGCCTTGGCATTGGAAGCAGCTGAGCGACACGCGCAGACGAGCGGCGGGGCCGCGACGACTCATACAGCGGCTAGCCAGGAGGCgggcgcggcgcgcgcgccggAGCCCGTGCATCGCGTGGCGGCGGGCGGGCGCGGGCAGCGGGCCGCCGCGGCTGAGCGCTCGTCTGGCGAGCCGCCATCTTCTCAGCCGGCGCGTAGCTACAATTGCTGGCGATGCGGTCGAAATCATCGCGCGGAAATGTgtcgatttaaaaattactcgTGTGATGCGTGTGGTGTCAAAGGTCATATAAAAGTGATGTGTAAAAAGAAAGCCTCCAGGCGCGTGTCTAAGTCTACTTATTCACCCTCGACGcgtaatcaaaattatatagctAGTGATGAAGAATCGGAAAGtgacatttacaatatttgtgttCGGGGAGCGAATGACAAGCCTTATATGTTGGTGGCACAGGTGAATGACAGGGAGGTAAATTTTGAACTGGACACAGGCAGTAAGTTATCAGctattagtttaaatttttataacaaaaacttttctcatttaaaaattttgagtTATGATATTTCCTTGTCTTCATATGTGGGCACTCCAATCGAATCGgttggatttatttatgtagatgTAGCCGTCGGGAACCACACGGCTAAGAATCTTAAACtatttgtgattaaaaaagGTGGACCACCCCTTTTGGGGCGGTCATGGTTAAGTAAACTGAAAATTAGTAACATTCAGGTCAGTGAGTTATTACTTAAAATGAATGATATTGGATTGGTGGATCAACTTCGCCGAGAGTTCCCGACGGTGTTTGCTACTGGACTGGGAtcatgtattaaaaaaataactttaaatttgatAGACAAGAATCCTATATTTATTAAGGCCAGATCTTTGCCTTTGGCCTTGCGTGGGCCAGTTGAGCGGGAATTAGCACGACTCGAGGCAGAAGGTACCATAAAGAAAGTGGATTATTCCGAGTACGGTACACCTATTGTAccagttattaaaaaatcggGTGAAATACGCATATGCGGTGACTACAAGGTCACAGTTAACCCTAAGTTACGGCGCGAGCCGTACCCTCTGCCTCGCATCGAGGAGCTATTCGCGGCGCTCAGTGGGGGGgagcaattttcaaaaattgacCTCACGAACGCGTACcaacaattatttttggaaaagGACTCTCAAGCTTGTACCGCCATTACCACGCATGTCGGTACATTTGTTTATACTCGCACACCCTTCGGGTTAACTTGTGTGCCtgaaaaattccaaaaattcATGGAGGAAACACTTAAAGGCCTTAAAGGCGTAGCAGTGTTCCTCGACGATATAGCCTGCACCGGGATAAATCGATCCGAGCACATATCGAATTTATTAGCCTTATTTAACAGGTTGCGTGAGGTCGGTTTGcgaattaaattagaaaagtGTGCTTTCTTACAAGACAGTATAACTTATGTAGGATTTGTAATTGACAAAAATGGCTTGCACCcggataaaaaaaagataaggGCAATTGTTGACGCTCCCCAACCTAAAGATGTGACGCAACTGAAATCTTTTCTAGGTTTAGTCAATTATTATGGGAAGTTTATACCTAAGTTAAGTACGATTTTGCACCCGCTTCATCAGTTACTTCGTAAAAATGTGGATTGGTATTGGTCTGACGAATgtgattttagttttaatgagGTTAAGAAAGTGGTTTCTGGCAGCAAGGTACTAGTCCATTATAATCCGGAGCTACCTGTAGTTTTAGCTGTAGACAGTAGTTCGTACGGCATCGGCAGCGTGTTATCGCATCGATATCCTAACGGTGACGAGCGGCCAATATGTTTCGCGTCGCGCACTTTGAACTCTGCGGAACGCGCATATAGCCAACTGGATAAGGAGGCGCTTGCTATTATAAGTGGAGTTAGTAAACACCACCAGTACCTTTATGGCCGTCATTTCATAATTAAGACGGACCACAAGcctttaacatttatttttggccCTAAATATGGATTGCCACAGACAGCTGCAAGCAGGTTGCAGAGATATGCTACTAAGTTAGCTGCATATGATTTTCAGATTGAGTTCGTTAAGTCCCGTGATAACGGGAACGTGGATGCGTTATCACGTTTGCCATTGCCGGAAGAACGCAAAATTCAACCGGATGTTATGTCGTACATCAATTATGTCGAGGAAAATATTCCAATTAGCGCCAAAGAAATAGCAACTAAAACACAAGATGACGTTAcattaaaacttatatataattatctgtTAAATGGCTGGCCGGCGGCAGTAACTGATAATTCATTGAAACCATATTTACATCGGAAAGATTGTCTGACAACGGATAAGggttgtattttatataatcatcGGGTCGTTATCCCAAAAGTTTTGAGATCAAGAGTGTTACATGAATTACATCAAGGACACTTGGGGAtagttaaaatgaaaaatttgtcCCGTAGTTACGTATACTGGCCTCAGCTGGACGCCGAGATCGAAACCCTATGTCGCGCGTGCTCGGCGTGCCTGCTTCAGCGTGACGCGCCGCCGCGCGCCACACTCCATCCTTGGGTGTTCCCAACGCGACCTTGGCAGAGattaaatttggattttggggAATTCCAAGGCAGACATTACCTAATATCTATTGATGCACATACCAAATGGATAGAGGTGCAAAGAATGTCCAGTACTAATGCCAATTCGACTATACTTAAACTGCGTGAGCTTTTTGCACGCTTTGGCTTGCCATCTCACATTATTAGTGACGGCGGTCCTCCGTTCAATTCAGTAGAATTTgcaaattatatgaaaaagaatTGCATTACTCATACTATCACTAGTCCCTATAGACCGGCCGGGAACGGAGCAGCTGAAAACGCGGTAAAGTTAGTGAAACGCGTTATGAAAAAAGCACTACACGAGGGTACGGATATCGATACGGCAgtgttacaatttttattccaatacAGGAATTGTGAACATTCTACCACAGGAGTTGCTCCGGCTATAGCCATGTTCGGCCGGCGGCTCCGAGGTAGGTTGGATGTACTAAAGCCTTCAATAGAACGCGCCGTGGAGGGTGCTTCGGACCGCGCGGGACGGGCGAGGCCCGGCGCTGAACGGTATGTTGAGCTCGGAGACCAGGTGTTAGCTCGTGATTATAGGGCTCGTGTGGAGAAATGGGCCCCGGCTACGGTTGTCACTAGGGATGCGCCACTTACTTATAAAGTACGATTGTCGGATGGTCGTGAGTGGAAACGCCACATCGATCAATTATTGCCCATTAGAAAATCAATAAGACATTCGTTGCCTTCCAACGATGTTCCCTCAGACTCTGAACCGGAAGTTACTGCAGCTGAACAGTCAAACACAAACTCGGGACGGCCTGAAGCGTTGACACCTGACTTGGTCACACCCAATCAGGAAATTCAACTTGCTGACAGCAACCCCTGTTCAGCCTCAAAGCCTAATGAACCCATTATGCCTCGTATTAGAAGAGCTTGtgtgttaagaaaaaaaaatgtaaatgcaTAA